Proteins encoded together in one Lepisosteus oculatus isolate fLepOcu1 chromosome 2, fLepOcu1.hap2, whole genome shotgun sequence window:
- the LOC102693667 gene encoding protein FAM177A1 isoform X1 produces the protein MNEELRNDVTQRTYLDGTHVSKQQEPKRIIHFASGETLEEESSDDEDQSVPHVKLFKVPVDTLSFQALLSWKAYAGFLWMQVVKKSLFTCDFLGGKLANLLGLNTAKYQYAVDEYLRNKNEHSEDKDVEEIPMKQMTDKQDLSLRNTEYGAINMTGMALQSSPCSTVPNSHHGTAGTHNTGYIEDER, from the exons GATGTCACCCAACGGACATATCTGGATGGAACACATGTGTCCAAGCAGCAGGAGCCAAAGAGGATTATCCACTTTGCTAGTGGAGAAACCTTGGAAGAGGAGAGCAGTGATGATGAAGATCAGAGTGTGCCCCATGTTAAGCTATTCAAGGTCCCAGTGGACACA TTATCTTTTCAGGCCCTGCTGTCATGGAAGGCATATGCTGGGTTTCTGTGGATGCAGGTTGTTAAGAAGTCCTTGTTTA CCTGTGATTTTCTTGGGGGGAAACTGGCAAATCTGTTGGGACTTAATACTGCAAAATACCAGTACGCAGTAGATGAGTATCTCCGGAACAAAAATGAG CATTCAGAAGACAAAGATGTTGAAGAAATTCCAATGAAGCAGATGACAGATAAGCAAGATCTTTCCCTGCGAAACACAGAGTATGGAGCTATAAACATGACAGGCATGGCTCTACAGTCATCTCCATGCAGCACTGTACCCAACAGTCACCATGGGACAGCTGGGACTCACAACACCGGCTACATAGAAGATGAAAGATAA
- the LOC102693667 gene encoding protein FAM177A1 isoform X2 — protein MNEELRNDVTQRTYLDGTHVSKQQEPKRIIHFASGETLEEESSDDEDQSVPHVKLFKVPVDTALLSWKAYAGFLWMQVVKKSLFTCDFLGGKLANLLGLNTAKYQYAVDEYLRNKNEHSEDKDVEEIPMKQMTDKQDLSLRNTEYGAINMTGMALQSSPCSTVPNSHHGTAGTHNTGYIEDER, from the exons GATGTCACCCAACGGACATATCTGGATGGAACACATGTGTCCAAGCAGCAGGAGCCAAAGAGGATTATCCACTTTGCTAGTGGAGAAACCTTGGAAGAGGAGAGCAGTGATGATGAAGATCAGAGTGTGCCCCATGTTAAGCTATTCAAGGTCCCAGTGGACACA GCCCTGCTGTCATGGAAGGCATATGCTGGGTTTCTGTGGATGCAGGTTGTTAAGAAGTCCTTGTTTA CCTGTGATTTTCTTGGGGGGAAACTGGCAAATCTGTTGGGACTTAATACTGCAAAATACCAGTACGCAGTAGATGAGTATCTCCGGAACAAAAATGAG CATTCAGAAGACAAAGATGTTGAAGAAATTCCAATGAAGCAGATGACAGATAAGCAAGATCTTTCCCTGCGAAACACAGAGTATGGAGCTATAAACATGACAGGCATGGCTCTACAGTCATCTCCATGCAGCACTGTACCCAACAGTCACCATGGGACAGCTGGGACTCACAACACCGGCTACATAGAAGATGAAAGATAA